A window of Choloepus didactylus isolate mChoDid1 chromosome 21, mChoDid1.pri, whole genome shotgun sequence contains these coding sequences:
- the CHST12 gene encoding carbohydrate sulfotransferase 12 isoform X1, whose amino-acid sequence MGLGGSSEHDAPSPRGASVRGLKAEPPSAATMVKARLLRLWLAVGFAATILIIIVYWDSVGTAHFYLHTALSRPHLPGLPPTPGRAGDRGLTTDLDEFLDKLLSSGMKQKPERPRPPASTRPMPGKLEENVRGYDWSAHDAKQGVDQGRLQAERRRVLREFCANSSLVFPTKERSFDDIPNHELNHLIVDDRHGAIYCYVPKAACTNWKRVMIVLSESLLRQGAPYRNPLDIPREHVHNSSTHLTFNKFWRRYGKFSRHLMKVKLKKYTKFLFVRDPFVRLISAFRSKFELENEEFYRKFAVPMLRMYSNHTRLPASVSEAFGAGLRVSFANFIQYLLDPHTETLAPFNEHWRQVYRLCHPCQIDYDFVGKLETLDEDAAQLLRLLKVDQLLHFPPSYRNRTASSWEEDWFAKIPLAWRQQLYKLYEADFVLFGYPKPENLLRD is encoded by the coding sequence ATCCTCTGAGCACGATGCCCCGTCTCCACGTGGTGCCAGCGTGAGGGGTCTGAAGGCGGAGCCGCCGTCCGCCGCCACAATGGTGAAGGCTCGACTCTTGCGGCTGTGGCTGGCCGTGGGGTTCGCCGCCACGATCCTGATCATCATCGTCTACTGGGACAGCGTGGGCACCGCCCACTTCTACCTGCACACGGCCCTCTCCCGGCCGCACCTGCCGGGGCTGCCACCCACGCCTGGGCGGGCCGGGGACAGGGGGCTCACGACGGACCTCGATGAGTTCCTGGACAAGCTGCTCAGCTCCGGCATGAAGCAGAAGCCCGAGCGGCCCCGTCCGCCAGCCTCCACCAGGCCCATGCCAGGCAAGCTGGAGGAGAACGTGAGGGGCTACGACTGGTCCGCACACGATGCCAAGCAGGGCGTAGATCAGGGCCGGCTGCAGGCTGAGCGGCGGCGCGTGCTGCGCGAGTTCTGCGCCAACTCCAGCCTCGTCTTCCCCACCAAGGAGCGCTCCTTCGACGACATCCCCAACCACGAGCTGAACCACCTCATCGTGGACGACCGGCACGGGGCCATCTACTGCTACGTGCCCAAGGCCGCCTGCACCAACTGGAAGCGCGTGATGATCGTGCTCAGCGAGAGCCTCCTGCGGCAGGGCGCCCCGTACCGCAACCCGCTCGACATCCCCCGGGAGCACGTGCACAACTCCAGCACCCACCTGACCTTCAACAAGTTCTGGCGCCGCTACGGGAAGTTCTCCCGCCACCTCATGAAGGTCAAGCTGAAGAAGTACACCAAGTTCCTGTTCGTGCGGGACCCCTTCGTCCGCCTCATCTCCGCCTTCCGCAGCAAGTTCGAGCTGGAGAACGAGGAGTTCTACCGGAAGTTCGCCGTCCCCATGCTGAGGATGTACTCCAACCACACCCGCCTGCCCGCCTCGGTCAGCGAGGCCTTTGGCGCGGGCCTGCGCGTGTCCTTCGCCAACTTCATCCAGTACCTGCTGGACCCCCACACCGAGACGCTGGCCCCCTTCAACGAGCACTGGAGGCAGGTGTACCGCCTCTGCCACCCCTGCCAGATAGACTACGACTTCGTGGGGAAGCTGGAGACGCTGGACGAGGACGCGGCCCAGCTCCTGCGGCTGCTCAAGGTGGACCAGCTCCTCCACTTCCCCCCGAGCTACCGGAACAGAACTGCCAGCAGCTGGGAGGAGGACTGGTTCGCCAAAATCCCCCTGGCGTGGAGGCAGCAGCTTTACAAACTCTACGAAGCAGATTTCGTTCTCTTCGGCTACCCCAAGCCTGAAAACCTGCTTAGAGACTAA
- the CHST12 gene encoding carbohydrate sulfotransferase 12 isoform X2: MVKARLLRLWLAVGFAATILIIIVYWDSVGTAHFYLHTALSRPHLPGLPPTPGRAGDRGLTTDLDEFLDKLLSSGMKQKPERPRPPASTRPMPGKLEENVRGYDWSAHDAKQGVDQGRLQAERRRVLREFCANSSLVFPTKERSFDDIPNHELNHLIVDDRHGAIYCYVPKAACTNWKRVMIVLSESLLRQGAPYRNPLDIPREHVHNSSTHLTFNKFWRRYGKFSRHLMKVKLKKYTKFLFVRDPFVRLISAFRSKFELENEEFYRKFAVPMLRMYSNHTRLPASVSEAFGAGLRVSFANFIQYLLDPHTETLAPFNEHWRQVYRLCHPCQIDYDFVGKLETLDEDAAQLLRLLKVDQLLHFPPSYRNRTASSWEEDWFAKIPLAWRQQLYKLYEADFVLFGYPKPENLLRD, translated from the coding sequence ATGGTGAAGGCTCGACTCTTGCGGCTGTGGCTGGCCGTGGGGTTCGCCGCCACGATCCTGATCATCATCGTCTACTGGGACAGCGTGGGCACCGCCCACTTCTACCTGCACACGGCCCTCTCCCGGCCGCACCTGCCGGGGCTGCCACCCACGCCTGGGCGGGCCGGGGACAGGGGGCTCACGACGGACCTCGATGAGTTCCTGGACAAGCTGCTCAGCTCCGGCATGAAGCAGAAGCCCGAGCGGCCCCGTCCGCCAGCCTCCACCAGGCCCATGCCAGGCAAGCTGGAGGAGAACGTGAGGGGCTACGACTGGTCCGCACACGATGCCAAGCAGGGCGTAGATCAGGGCCGGCTGCAGGCTGAGCGGCGGCGCGTGCTGCGCGAGTTCTGCGCCAACTCCAGCCTCGTCTTCCCCACCAAGGAGCGCTCCTTCGACGACATCCCCAACCACGAGCTGAACCACCTCATCGTGGACGACCGGCACGGGGCCATCTACTGCTACGTGCCCAAGGCCGCCTGCACCAACTGGAAGCGCGTGATGATCGTGCTCAGCGAGAGCCTCCTGCGGCAGGGCGCCCCGTACCGCAACCCGCTCGACATCCCCCGGGAGCACGTGCACAACTCCAGCACCCACCTGACCTTCAACAAGTTCTGGCGCCGCTACGGGAAGTTCTCCCGCCACCTCATGAAGGTCAAGCTGAAGAAGTACACCAAGTTCCTGTTCGTGCGGGACCCCTTCGTCCGCCTCATCTCCGCCTTCCGCAGCAAGTTCGAGCTGGAGAACGAGGAGTTCTACCGGAAGTTCGCCGTCCCCATGCTGAGGATGTACTCCAACCACACCCGCCTGCCCGCCTCGGTCAGCGAGGCCTTTGGCGCGGGCCTGCGCGTGTCCTTCGCCAACTTCATCCAGTACCTGCTGGACCCCCACACCGAGACGCTGGCCCCCTTCAACGAGCACTGGAGGCAGGTGTACCGCCTCTGCCACCCCTGCCAGATAGACTACGACTTCGTGGGGAAGCTGGAGACGCTGGACGAGGACGCGGCCCAGCTCCTGCGGCTGCTCAAGGTGGACCAGCTCCTCCACTTCCCCCCGAGCTACCGGAACAGAACTGCCAGCAGCTGGGAGGAGGACTGGTTCGCCAAAATCCCCCTGGCGTGGAGGCAGCAGCTTTACAAACTCTACGAAGCAGATTTCGTTCTCTTCGGCTACCCCAAGCCTGAAAACCTGCTTAGAGACTAA